From the genome of Mucilaginibacter paludis DSM 18603:
ATATTTCTGTTTGTGGCAAAGGCCAAAGTTTGGCAAAAGGCTTATAAGTGGTTTTGGCAGCACCTAAAACCGCGTCTATCGTACCCGTGCGTTTCAAGTCAAACCAGCGATGGCCCCATTCGGCAAAGTATTCAATTCTGTTTTCCCTGGATATGGCCGCAAGTAAGTCGGCCTGCAAAACTGCCGTAGTGTTACCTAAGCCCGCCCTGTTACGAATGATATTTAAATCGGCTATAGCGCCGTCGGCATTATTTTGCTGCGCTCTTGCTTCCGCCCGGATCAGGTATTGCTCCGCCATACGGAATAGAATATTATCCTCTACATTAGCCGCACTTGATTTTGCTTTGTATTTAGCCGGATAATAATAGGTGTTGGTATTATAAACGATTGATCCAATCCAAGAGCCCCTGCGTTTATCGGGCGTATTAGTTACCGGGTTTACTTCAAAACTACTTAACAAGCCGGTAGTAAGTGTAAAAGTAGGCCCGTTTGTGGCGGTTGGAGTATATTGCAGGTAGGAGTTGGTATTATTTTTTGAACCTACCGGAGCCAGTTGCCAAATGGTTTCGGTGCTCGTTTTCAAAAAAACATTGTCGGTGTTTTGCACTAAAGTATACAAGCCGCTCTGTATAACGGTGCTTGCCTGTGCTTCGGCCAGGGCCCACTGTTTGTTGTATAAATAAACCTTGGCAAGCAAGGCGGCGGCGGTATATTTATTAGGCCGGGCCCTATCTGCCGATGGGTAGGTGGCTGGCAGCATCGTTTCTGCCAGTTGTAAATCGGCAATAATTTGTTTATAAACCTCATCTGCGGGTGCTTTTCCCTGGGTACTGTTTTGCTGATAGGTGGTGCTGGTGGTTAGTGGTAAATCGCCGTAAAGGTTGGTTAGGTAAAAGTAGTTAAACGCCCGTATAACGTAACACTCTCCCAGCAACTGGCTTTTTACAGCCGCCGAAATAGCCGACGACGCACTGATCCCTTCTATAGCGGCATTGGTCAGGTAGATATCTTTATATCCGTTTCGCCAAACGTTATAAACGGGGCTTAGCGTGCCGCTACTGCTGATGGTGTTGGTTTGATAATCAGCGTAAGTTTGGGTATAATCCAGCAGGTCATCGGCCCCAATACTGGTAATGGCGCCAATACCATCATCCGTTAAATATTGCGGGCCGGTAAACAAGGCCATATAAGCATATATACCATCAACTGCGGACAATGCTGTAGCATCAGACGTAAAAACCTGGGTGGATGTGATAGCGCTGTTTGACAAATCCGCCTGCAACAATTTTTTGCATCCTCCCAAGCTGAATAGTAAGCCAAGCAGCAAATAAACAAGCAGGTTATTTTTTATGTAAAATATCTTTTTCATGTTGATTTAAATTTAAAACCCGACTTTAATACCCATTGTATATAACCGTAATGGCGGTGTATATAAACCCAGCGTTTCCGGATCAAGGCCTTTGTAATTAGTTATCGTAAATAGGTTTTGCCCTTGTAAATACAGGTTACAGCTTGCTATGTTAACCCGGTTGAGCCAGGCTTTAGGCAAATTATAAGATAGATAGGCATTCTTTAACCTTAAGTAAGACGCATCTCCCCAGGTGGCGGTAGAACTGCTATAATCGCTGTAACCCGCCGAAGAAGTGGTTGGGCGCGGAACAAGCGCATTGTTGAGGGTGCTGAAATCCTGATTGGTCATGGAACCGTATTGGTTGGCGCTGCCGGTATAATACAAGTAATTAAACGCCTCCTTTTTTACGTATTGAAAAGCAAAACTCAGCTGCCAGTTGCCGTAAGCAAACGTATTTTGCACGCCGCCGTAAAATTTGGGGTCTTTACTGCCGATGGTAACATAGTCTGATGTATTGATGGTGCCGCTGCCGTCTTTGTCTTTGTAAATAATGGCCCCGGTGGTTTGGTTGTAACCTGCGTACTCATATCCGCGATATATATTAATAGATTGGCCGATGACATAATTAGCCGCGTTAGACGATCCCGCTAAACCGGGATAACTCAACAGCGTGTTACGTGGGATGGTAAAATTAATACTCGTTTTCCAGCTGAAGTTAGCGGTGTGCACATTATCTGTGCTTAAGCTTAACTCAATACCTTTGTTTTGGATAACGGCAGGCAGGTTATATTGTACGGTGCTAAAACCAGTTACCAACGACAAGGGATAACCAACTAACTGGTTCCCAGTCCGGTTACGATAGTAGTCGGCTGTGATAAAAATCCTGTCGTGAAAAAATCCCAGATCAAGTGCCACGTCTAATTTATTTACCGTTTCCCAGCTATACTCGCTATTGGCCAGGTTGGCCGGGTTAACAGTTGCTACACCCTGGTAAGTATAAGGATAGGCCGTATATTTAGAATAATAGCCATAATCGGCAATCTGATCGTTACCGGTGGTACCATAGCTTGCACGTAGTTTCCCAAAACTTAAAATGTCCGATAGCTTTTTAAACAATTCTTCTTCGCTAAAAACGTATGCACCGCCTGCAGACCAGAAGGTGCCGAATTGTTTATCGGGCCCAAACCTTGACGATCCGTCGCGCCTGATGGTTCCGTTAAAGATCAGTTTACTTTTCCAGTTATAATTTATCCGGCCGAATACGGACAGATAACGATAATCATAATTGGTATTGCTCAGGAGGGTGCTTCCGGCCGCCGAGGCGCTGTTGATCAATAGATCAGACGAATAGTTATACCCGTAAATGTAGGCGGTATTGTTGGTTCTCCGTTGGAAGGTACCGCCTGCCAGCGCCTCCAGTTTGCCTTCGCCCAGTTTGATATTATAAACTGCCTGCGGCTCTATAATGAAGCTTTTTCTTTTAGTATCGCCAAATTGGGCGTAGGGAGCCGGATAATATAAACTGTTAGGTAAAAAAGAAGAAAACGGATTCCCCTGGTATGATTCCAGTTCGTCCTGGTTATAACCCAGGTTTAGTTTTAAATCCAGGGTATGAAGCACCTTGTAATGCAGCAACACATTGCTGATTAAATTGGTGGTGGTATTTTTATACAAGCTATTGGTAGCGCCGAGCGGGTTAGGGTGCGTATCATCCAATCCCTGCCAATTTAAAGTACCATCAGCCTTATAAGGATTAAAATTAGGAGCCATTAAAATAGAAGTACCCAGATCGGCACCTGGCAATTTGTTCAGATCATACGAAAAATTATTTTTAATGCTGATTCCAAACTTCTGGTTGATAGAATTAAAATCATACCCGCTCTGGATGGCTATCCTCGAATCGTTATCCGAACCGGGATAAACCGTTCCTTCGTTATGATAGGCTGTGCTAAATAAAAACTTACTTTGCTCGGTGCCACTTTCAAGCTTGATGTTAGCGTTGGTTGTAGCGGCGTTGTTGCCCAGCAACACTTTTTGCCAGTTTGTATTTTGATTGGGGCTAAAAACATTCAGATCAGGCGCACTTACCTTAGCGTAATCAAGTCCATCATTGGTAAAGGCCTGCTTTCTGAGGGCCAGGTATTGTTCCGTATTCAACAAATCCATCTGGTGGGCCACCTGGCTGATGCCATAGTCGGCACCCACAGTTACATTTAGCTTACCCAAGGTGTTTTTTCCTTTCTTGGTGGTGATTAAAATAACACCGTTAGCGCCTCTTGAGCCGTAGATGGCTGTAGCATCCGCATCTTTCAATACATCGATGCTTTCAATATCGCCCGGGTTAATACTGCTTAACGGACTTAAATAGCCCGCATATTTATTGGCCGTAGAATAATAGGTTTCAAATAAATTCATCGGTGTCGATTCAAACGGCATCCCATCTATGACATATAAGGGCTCGTTACCGGCACCTATGGAATTGCTTCCTCTTATCTGCACAGATACGTATGCACCAGCTGTCCCGTTTGTTTGGGTTACGTTTAAGCCAGCTATACGCCCTTCAAGCGCAAGCAATGGGTTAGCCACCGCCTGTTCATTAATATTTTGGGCACTTATCCTCCCTACCGAACCGGTAAGGTCTTTTTTTAAACTCGTGCCATAGCCTACCACCAAAACCTCGTTTAACCCGCCTACCGATGGGCTTAACCGCACCGTCAATTGGCCTCCTGCCGGAATTTTAACTTCCTGCATCTCATAGCCAACGAAACTGACCTGGAGTATTTGCCCGGCTTGGGCTGCATCTAAACTGAAATGGCCGGTTTGATCGGCGGTACTGCTCATCGCGCTGCCTTTTATTTTTACCGTTGCTCCCGCAAGCGGCTCACCCTTATCATCGGTTATCAAACCGCTCACCTTAAGTTGTTGAGGAGTTTGCTGTTGCGAGGGCGCGCTGATAACCGGCTCTTTTACAACCTTTGTTTTGATGAGAATGGTATTTTTATCGATAAAATAAGTAAGGGGTTGTTTATCAAATACCTCTTGCAAAATGGTATTGATATCGGCATTAACGAGGTTAACGGTTACCGGAACAGCCTTTTTAATTACTTCGTTATTATAGATGAAGAAATAGCCGGTTTGCCTGTGAAGCTCCCGCAGAACCGATTTAAGTTCGGCATCTTTTTTTACAATGCTTGCCTTTTGAGCCAGCGACGATGCGCTGATGTGCAAAGTAAATACGAGTAATAACAAACCTGTTAATTTCATAATAACAGCAGCTTTTTTGAGTTTTTTAAGGAGTGGCTGGAGAGGCGCCGGGCGCTGAAAGTTAATTCCATTCGGAATTTTAGAATGTACATGTTCATTCATACATTTGAAATGTTTGGGTTAAGTGTTAAAATCAATAATAGCGTTGGTAAGTCCGACTTGTCGGATCAGGTTAGCCCAAACTTTAGCCTTTCCGGAGTGGGATCCGGAAAGGTTTTTCAGGCTACCTCGTGTGATGGTTTTTATCTACATAGGCAATCTGTTTTATTGTTATTTCTTTTTTACTGTAATGGTTTTTCCGTTCACCTTAAATTGCGCGTCTCCTGCGCGCTCAATAAGTTCCAGCACATCGTTAATATCGCTGCTTTTTTTAATTACGCCGGTAAACGTTAATTGTGGTTTGATCCCCTCATAATTGATGTTCGCGTTGTAGCAACGCGCAATTTGCAGCATAATCTGCTGGATATGGCTGTTATCAAAAACAAAAGCACCGGATTTCCATGCAACAACATCCTCTGTATCAATATTTTCAACAACTTTAATATGACCGCCTGTTTTTTGTGGAAGGGTATCAAGCCGGGCCTGTTGCCCCGGTTTTAACAAGGCTGTTTTACCAGGGGCCGAAATCTTCACGCTTCCCTCCAGCAGGGTTGTTTTAATAAGCCCGTCATCGCCATAAGTATTGATGTTAAAATGCGTACCTAAAACTTCAACTACCTGCCCTTTAGAGAGTACCTTAAAAGGTAAATGCTTATTTTTAGCAACTTCAAAATAGGCTTCACCGGTAAGCTCTACCGTTCTGTAGTTCCCGGTAAACCTGGTAGGATACTTTAAAGCAGATGCTGCATTGATCCATACTTTTGTTCCGTCTGCAAGGGTTATCTGATATTCGCCTCCTTTGTAGGTTGCTATCTGGTTATAGCGTATCTCCTGATCCTGATTTCCGGAAGATGAGCCAGGCAAATAAGCAATTGCCCCGTTTGCGGTTTGACTAACCACTACGTTGCCCTGGCTCGCTATTGTACCGGCATGGGTGCCATTTAAAATAACCTGTTTGCCGTTATCCAGGGTAAGTATAGCCTGGTTTCCGCCCGGCAGCAGCTCATTCCTGCTGATTTTAGAAGATACCTGATGATGTTGGCCGCTTAAATAAAACCAAGTGCCCAAACCTGCAAAAATCAGTACAGCTGCCGCCATACCTAACCACGTTTTTAAAGGCCGGATCCGGCCATGGGTAACGGGTAAATTTTCTGATATGCGGGCTTGATAAGATTTGTATTCAAGCTCGGAGAAGGTAAGTTTACTATCCTTATTTAAATTTTGAATGCGATAAAGCAGTACATCGATTTCTTCTTCCGTCGCAGTTCCGTTCCGGTATTTTTCCAGTAATTCAGTAATGTCTTTATGAGTCATGCTTAGCCGGATAATAATCTCCTTTATAAACAAGACGAATAATTAAGAGCGAAGGGGTATATGAATTTAATTTTTTTTATAATTATGAAAAAAATAGCGCCATAAGTAGCAATAAACCCCAAATAAAGAGATCAAGTTTAATTTTCAGAATTTTTATAGCATTTTTTATTTGTTTTTTTACCGTTTCTTCTGAAATATGAAGTTCTGATGCTATTTCTTTGTGAGAAAGATGCTTATACCGGCTCAATTTGAATACATTTTTCATTTTATCGGGCAAATCATCAATTTCATTCTCTATAATATCCGCCAATTGCCTTTCTCTCACTTGGTAATCCGCTTCCTTCACTTCAATACTCAACTGTTGTAAAAAATGATGATACTTTGTTTCCGTTTTTTCATGAACAATTTTATCCAGTATTTTGTAATGGATACAAGTGTATAAAAAACCTGCCAGGTTAGTTTTCAATACAAACGTTGTTCTGATACTCCAGAGCATGGCAAACACCTCCTGAACCACATCTTTTGCCTCTTCTTTATTTTGGAGTTTTCGATAAGCATGCATTAACAGCAAGGCATTATACCGGTTAAAAATTTCAGCATAGGCGTATTCGTCACCATCTTTAAAAAGATTAGCCAACTCCTGATCCGGAAGAGTGCTATAGGACGCCATACTATTTTTATTAGCGAATGTAATCAACTTTTAGCAAAGCATACAACCACACATGGATTGTGGGTTATAATCCCCCATTGCCCTATATAACCGGCTTTATCAATAGAGGCCGTAGTGCCACAGTTGGTATTGTTTGCATCATGCAAACTTAGCTCTTTATGTAACAAGCCATCCCGCCGATAAATAACCGGTTGCTTTGCTGAGTTGTACCCAATAGCATAAATACAATTTTGGCTACCCGTTTTTAGAGCGCGAGGCCACTTACAGCCAAACAGCTTTAATAAATTTTTAATCTCCACCCTCTTGTAAATTTCGTTTCAATTTTAAATTTTTGTGCGCCTTTTTTCAGGGTGCAAACCAAAATACAAACTTCAGGGTATCGATAATGACCATTAACGGCAATATTTTTACTGTGGATTTTAAAGTGATGGCTTGCCACCTGGGGCAGTGTTATTTATTTTATGGTGTGTACTGTTAAACATTTTTAAATCCATGTTAGCATTTTCGATGTCGGCACGTGCAAAAAAACTAAAAACGTGCTTAACCTATGTAGCTTTTTTAACCGCTATGATGAGCGGCTTAGCGTTGCGCTGCAGCGCCCAGGGTGTTACCCTTTACACCCCTTACACCAGTATATCAGTACCTCCGGGCGAGTCTATCAATTACGATATTGATGTAATTAACAAGGGCGGGGCGGTAGCCAATGCATCGCTGTCGGTTACCGGCTTACCCAAAGGCTGGACCTATACCGCCAAATCCGGGGGATGGAGCGTGGGGCAGGTTTCGGTACTACCGCGCGACAAAAAAACCATTAATCTGCAGGTGCTGGTACCCTTGCAGGTTAATAAAGGCACCTATCATTTTGTGGTAAGGGCAGCCGGTATAGCCCAATTGCCGCTTACCGTAATTGTATCACAGCAAGGCACTTTTAAAACCGAATTTACTACGGCGCAATCCAATATGCAGGGTGCGGCTAATTCTATGTTTACTTATACGGCCACCTTACGCAACGGCACAGCGGCCGACCAGGTGTACGCTTTAACAGCCGCCGTTCCGCCGGGCTGGAACGTTAACTTTAAGGCCGATTATAAGCAAGTATCCTCCGTTAGTATCGAAGCCAATAAAACCAAAGACATTACTATTGAAGTTGATCCGCCCGACGAAACACCAGCAGGTTCCTATAAAATACCCTTAACCGCTGCTACGAGCGCTACCTCGGCCAGCCTTAACCTTGATATGGTAGTTACCGGCTCTTATGGCCTGCAACTAAGCACGCCCACCGGTTTATTGAGCACAAAAACCACTGCCGGCGACGAGAAGCGCGTAGAGCTGTCGGTAAAAAACACCGGTACCGCCGGTTTAAAAGACATTCAGTTGCAGGCTACCGCTCCCGCCAACTGGGATATCAGCTTCGACCCTAAAAAACTGGATAACCTGGATGCCGGGGCCACCGCGCAGGTATTTGCCATTATTAAAGCCGATAAGCATGCCATAGCGGGCGATTATGTGGCCAACCTGGAAGCTAAAACAGCGGCGGTATCATCCAAGGCAGATTTAAGGGTATCGGTAGAAACCTCCCTCCTTTCGGGCTGGCTCGGGCTGCTGATTATTTTACTGGCTTTAGGCAGCGTATACTATTTATTCAGAAAATACGGAAGGAGGTAAGCTGTGGAGCAATCAATTATCGAATTGAAGGGCCTTACCAAACGATACGGAACATTTACGGCGGTTAACCATCTCGACCTATCCATTAACAAAGGCGAGGTTTTTGGTTTGCTGGGGCCCAATGGTGCAGGCAAATCAACTACCATATTAATGATGCTGGGCCTTTCCGAACCGTCGGGCGGCTCGGTGAAAGTTTGCGGTATTGATGCCACGCATGATCCTATCGCGGTGAAACGGCGCGTAGGTTACCTGCCGGACGATATCGGTTTTTATGAAAATTATACCGGGCTCGAAAACCTGCTTTATACTGCCCGGCTAAACAGCCTGCCCGACGATATTGCCATGAGCCGTGCTACAAAGCTGTTGCAACGGGTGGGCCTGGATGCCCAGGCAAACAAAAAAACCGGGAAATACTCGCGCGGGATGCGGCAAAGGCTTGGCCTGGCCGATGTGCTGATCAAAAACCCTGAAGTAATTATCCTGGACGAGCCCACCCTGGGGATTGATCCGCAGGGCGTACGCGAATTTCTGGACCTCATCGTTCAATTAAGCCGCGAAGAAGGCATTACCGTGTTGCTATCATCGCACCATTTACACCAGGTACAGCAAGTGTGCGACCGGGTTGGCCTTTTTGTGGGCGGCAAATTATTGGCGGAGGGGAATATCCCTCAATTATCAGCCAAACTATTCCCCGACGAGGCTTTTACCATCAGTGTAAAAATAAAATCTGCCGCAGGCGAAAGCCCTGAAGCTCAACATCAACGGTTGCTCAACATTTTACAATCGATACCCGGAGTGATCAACGTTAGGGCGAACGACGGGCTTTTTTTAATTGGTTGCTTACGCGATATTACCGAAGTGATTGCCAAAACCATAGTAGATAACGGCTTCGGCCTGGTACACCTGCATCAAAAGGAATATGGCTTAGACGATATTTATCACCGCTATTTTGAAGGAAGGGAGGATAATGGAAAAGTTAACTAACACCATCAGGGGATGGCAGCAAAATATTTTAACACAACGCTTTAGCTTTGCAGCCGGGCATAGCCGTGCCCCCCACCCTTTCTGGGTAATGATTAATAAAGAGGTAACAGACCATGTACGAAGCTGGCGCTTTATCGTGTTGCTGTTGCTGATCCTGCTTACCTGCTTTGGCTCGTTGTACACCTCTGTGAGTAACCTGGCCAAATCCATCAAACCAAATGATCCAACGGGTACATTTTTTTTTCTTAAGCTCTTTACACTATCCGACGGTACCTTGCCGCCCTTTCACGTATTCATCGGCTTCCTGGGGCCGCTACTGGGTATAGCCCTCGGTTTTGATGCTGTTAACTCCGAGCAAAACGCAGGTACATTGAGCCGCATTATGGCCCAGCCTATCCATCGCGATTATGTGATCAATGCTAAATTTGTAGCCGCACTGATCGTGATCAGCACGCTATTTTTCGCGCTTGGCTTCCTGGTGATGGGCCTGGGGCTCATCATCATCGGCATACCGCCTACGGTAGAGGAGTTTTTCCGGGTTGTTTTCTTCCTGATGCTCAGCGTGCTTTATGTAGCGTTCTGGCTTAACCTGTCGATATTGTTCTCCATCAGGTTCAGGCAGGCAGCTACCTCAGCACTTACCGCCATTGCTGCCTGGTTATTTTTTACGATATTTTACCAGATCATCGTCAGCCTTGTGGCAAGAGCAATAATGCCACCAGAAGGTGCCGCACAGCAGGACGTAATGCAATATCAGCAGTTTATTTTGAACCTGATGCGTGTAGTACCCAGCCAGCTCTATACCGATGCCACCACAACTTTACTAATGCCAGCTGTACGCAGCCTTGGGCCGTTAACAATGGAGCAAGTATCGGGTGCTATACCCAACCCGCTACCATTAGGGCAAAGCTTATTGCTGGTATGGCCACAGCTTACGGGGCTTATAGCAGCCACGGTGTTATGCTTCGCGCTTTCGTATTCCTTATTTATGCGCAAAGAAATCCGGTCGCGATAATCAAAATAGCCGGGGCAGCTTTCGCAAGCTCTGAACAAGATGTAGAAAAACCAAATGTTTACCAGTAAGGGCTGTACCATAACTCATGGTTGGCCCTTTTTTCACATCCAACGGTATGCTTCTGGTTAATTACCTGCTTTATCATCAGCATTCTTCAAATTGCCTCATGGCATCAACGTCATTTTTAATCGATAGCCTCCGTTACCGCCAAGTAAATCGACCCATATCCTGTTGGCGCTACAAAAAAAACGTAAACAGCAATTTATACCTCGTTGTATCTTCATCCCGAAAGTTTTTCATCTTGTTAAAGTCAATTTTTTTAATCATCTGTTCTAAAACTGCGAAAAAAAAACATATTCATCCCTTATCAGGATACTAAAACAGGTTAAACGGAAGTTTAGATTATTAACTTGAGCGATGTGCTCTTTTTATACCTCTTTAAAAATGGTATATTAGCAGTGTGAACATGAAAGAGTTATGGAGCGAGAACGATTTGCTGATTCAGATATCTGAAGGTAGTGAACATGCTTTTGAATTGCTCTTTAACCAATACCACCAAAAGGTTTTAAATTACGCCTACAAAATGCTCCAGTCCCTGCCCGCTGCCGAAGAGGTGGTTCAGGATGTTTTTATTCGCATTTGGGTTAACAGGGCATCATTAGTTAACGTTGAAAATTTTGGCGGCTATATCCGCACTGTGTCACGAAATCATACACTAAACGCGTTAAAGAAGGCCGCGCGCGAAACGCTGGCTTTCGCTATTAAAAATCAAGGCTGGACGGATGCCGATCTGGATACGGAAAACCATCTGCATTATAAAGACACCCGTAAGATACTCGACCAGGCCTTAAACGCGCTGCCACCACAGCAAAAGTTGATCTACAGCATGTGTAAAGTTGAGGGTATGAAGCAAGATGAAGTTGCCCAAAAATTAAAAATATCGCCCTTAACGGTAAAATCACACCTTCGCCAGGCTGCGCAGGCGGTAAGGTCATTTATGCTGCTCCATCAGGACGCCATATCGATTACAATTTTTCTCATTGTAAATCAATCAGTTAAAAAATAATTCATTTTTTTTAGTTATTTCACTGCTCCTTTTTTTCTTCCCGGAGGTCAAGTAATAAAAAAGCAGATTAATAAGCGGTTAAGTAATTGCTAAATTAATCTCTCCCTCAATTAAAATGAGTACTAATACAAGATTTGAGTATCTGTTTCAAAAATACCTGGACCACTTGTGTACCGACAGCGAACGTTTGGAATTGATGGCCATGATAGACGATGAAGCCAACGAGCAACAACTCAGCTTGTTGATGGAATTGGCATGGGATAACCAGGAATCAACCATCGCCCTAAGCCAGCAAAGGGCGCGCGAATTATTCGCCCAGGTAATCAATAATAACAACCGTACAGTTAACGAAGATGCCGCACCCCGAAACAGATCGTGGTTTAAATGGGCGGCAGCAGCCGTAGCGGCATTGGGTATCGCGATATCTGCAGTTTATTTCAGTGCCGATAAAACCCATACCGCACCAGCACTGCTGGCTAAAACCACTACCGAACATCAATTAATTAAACTGCCGGATGGCAGCACCGTGGTTTTAAATAAAAGCAGCTATTTAACTTATCCGGCTGGATTTACCGGAAAAACCCGGGAAGTGAATTTAGTAGGCGAAGGCTATTTTGATATCCGGCATGATGCGGCACACCCCTTTATCGTTCATACGGGGAAACTATTTACCACGGTTTTGGGCACCGCCTTTAACATCAAAGCGTATAGCCAGGAAAAAAACATTACAGTAACCGTAACCCGCGGAAAGGTGAGCGTAAGTAATAGCCAGCAGGTATTGGGCGTGATAACGCCTAACCAGCAGATAGCTTTTGATAAGAATGCTCAGAATATGGTGCAGCTTAACGTTAACTCAGAAAAAGTAGTAGAATGGCAAAGCAAGGATCTTTTTTTAACCGATGTAACTATGCTGCAGGCTGCACAAACGCTTGAGCAACGCTTTAATGTAAAAATAACCTTTGCTAACGATGCCGTTAAGAACTGCCGCTTTACAGGCACTTTTTTACACGGCGAAAAATTTACTGATATTTTGCAGGTGATCTGTGATTTTAATAACGCTACCAGTAAGGCTGTTGATGCAGAGCATTACATCATTAATGGAGCAGGCTGCCCCTAAGCACACCATATATATAATTAATTAACAAAACTTAAACGATTAAACCCCAGCAAATGAAAAAGATGTACTAAAAGTAAGCCGGTAAAGCAAAAACCCCCTGCTACTAACAGGAGGTTTAAGAGTATGCCTGTTTCGGCGCCAACCGTAGGCAGGCTGTTTTAAACAATTTTCGAGGATCACTTAAAACAATCAAATTTATGAATTTTTCTGCACAATCCGCAGAAGGCAATTCGTGGCGGGTACGCCATGCCCAAATTGCTCTCTTCTTATCACCGTATGTAATTCGTCAAATTATGCGAATAAGTTTATGTACCGCCATCCTGGTTATCACTACCCTGCATTTGCTGCTGGCCACCTCGGTTAGCGGACAAAAGGTTGCTGATGTGAGCGTTACCATCAGTTTGGAGAACGAATCATTTGAGTCGGCTATTAAAAAGATCGAGTCAGCAACCAAATTCCGGTTTATTTATCGTGATCAGGATCTTAAAACATTCAGCAAATTAAACCTGCCTGCCGAAAAGCGGACCGTTGCCCAAACGCTCGACCTGTTATTTAAAAACAGTGCTTACACCTACAAGCAACTCAATAACAGCATCATGA
Proteins encoded in this window:
- a CDS encoding RagB/SusD family nutrient uptake outer membrane protein; this encodes MKKIFYIKNNLLVYLLLGLLFSLGGCKKLLQADLSNSAITSTQVFTSDATALSAVDGIYAYMALFTGPQYLTDDGIGAITSIGADDLLDYTQTYADYQTNTISSSGTLSPVYNVWRNGYKDIYLTNAAIEGISASSAISAAVKSQLLGECYVIRAFNYFYLTNLYGDLPLTTSTTYQQNSTQGKAPADEVYKQIIADLQLAETMLPATYPSADRARPNKYTAAALLAKVYLYNKQWALAEAQASTVIQSGLYTLVQNTDNVFLKTSTETIWQLAPVGSKNNTNSYLQYTPTATNGPTFTLTTGLLSSFEVNPVTNTPDKRRGSWIGSIVYNTNTYYYPAKYKAKSSAANVEDNILFRMAEQYLIRAEARAQQNNADGAIADLNIIRNRAGLGNTTAVLQADLLAAISRENRIEYFAEWGHRWFDLKRTGTIDAVLGAAKTTYKPFAKLWPLPQTEILANPNLIQNTGYN
- a CDS encoding TonB-dependent receptor; translated protein: MKLTGLLLLVFTLHISASSLAQKASIVKKDAELKSVLRELHRQTGYFFIYNNEVIKKAVPVTVNLVNADINTILQEVFDKQPLTYFIDKNTILIKTKVVKEPVISAPSQQQTPQQLKVSGLITDDKGEPLAGATVKIKGSAMSSTADQTGHFSLDAAQAGQILQVSFVGYEMQEVKIPAGGQLTVRLSPSVGGLNEVLVVGYGTSLKKDLTGSVGRISAQNINEQAVANPLLALEGRIAGLNVTQTNGTAGAYVSVQIRGSNSIGAGNEPLYVIDGMPFESTPMNLFETYYSTANKYAGYLSPLSSINPGDIESIDVLKDADATAIYGSRGANGVILITTKKGKNTLGKLNVTVGADYGISQVAHQMDLLNTEQYLALRKQAFTNDGLDYAKVSAPDLNVFSPNQNTNWQKVLLGNNAATTNANIKLESGTEQSKFLFSTAYHNEGTVYPGSDNDSRIAIQSGYDFNSINQKFGISIKNNFSYDLNKLPGADLGTSILMAPNFNPYKADGTLNWQGLDDTHPNPLGATNSLYKNTTTNLISNVLLHYKVLHTLDLKLNLGYNQDELESYQGNPFSSFLPNSLYYPAPYAQFGDTKRKSFIIEPQAVYNIKLGEGKLEALAGGTFQRRTNNTAYIYGYNYSSDLLINSASAAGSTLLSNTNYDYRYLSVFGRINYNWKSKLIFNGTIRRDGSSRFGPDKQFGTFWSAGGAYVFSEEELFKKLSDILSFGKLRASYGTTGNDQIADYGYYSKYTAYPYTYQGVATVNPANLANSEYSWETVNKLDVALDLGFFHDRIFITADYYRNRTGNQLVGYPLSLVTGFSTVQYNLPAVIQNKGIELSLSTDNVHTANFSWKTSINFTIPRNTLLSYPGLAGSSNAANYVIGQSINIYRGYEYAGYNQTTGAIIYKDKDGSGTINTSDYVTIGSKDPKFYGGVQNTFAYGNWQLSFAFQYVKKEAFNYLYYTGSANQYGSMTNQDFSTLNNALVPRPTTSSAGYSDYSSSTATWGDASYLRLKNAYLSYNLPKAWLNRVNIASCNLYLQGQNLFTITNYKGLDPETLGLYTPPLRLYTMGIKVGF
- a CDS encoding FecR family protein is translated as MTHKDITELLEKYRNGTATEEEIDVLLYRIQNLNKDSKLTFSELEYKSYQARISENLPVTHGRIRPLKTWLGMAAAVLIFAGLGTWFYLSGQHHQVSSKISRNELLPGGNQAILTLDNGKQVILNGTHAGTIASQGNVVVSQTANGAIAYLPGSSSGNQDQEIRYNQIATYKGGEYQITLADGTKVWINAASALKYPTRFTGNYRTVELTGEAYFEVAKNKHLPFKVLSKGQVVEVLGTHFNINTYGDDGLIKTTLLEGSVKISAPGKTALLKPGQQARLDTLPQKTGGHIKVVENIDTEDVVAWKSGAFVFDNSHIQQIMLQIARCYNANINYEGIKPQLTFTGVIKKSSDINDVLELIERAGDAQFKVNGKTITVKKK
- a CDS encoding RNA polymerase sigma factor; its protein translation is MASYSTLPDQELANLFKDGDEYAYAEIFNRYNALLLMHAYRKLQNKEEAKDVVQEVFAMLWSIRTTFVLKTNLAGFLYTCIHYKILDKIVHEKTETKYHHFLQQLSIEVKEADYQVRERQLADIIENEIDDLPDKMKNVFKLSRYKHLSHKEIASELHISEETVKKQIKNAIKILKIKLDLFIWGLLLLMALFFS
- a CDS encoding COG1470 family protein; its protein translation is MLAFSMSARAKKLKTCLTYVAFLTAMMSGLALRCSAQGVTLYTPYTSISVPPGESINYDIDVINKGGAVANASLSVTGLPKGWTYTAKSGGWSVGQVSVLPRDKKTINLQVLVPLQVNKGTYHFVVRAAGIAQLPLTVIVSQQGTFKTEFTTAQSNMQGAANSMFTYTATLRNGTAADQVYALTAAVPPGWNVNFKADYKQVSSVSIEANKTKDITIEVDPPDETPAGSYKIPLTAATSATSASLNLDMVVTGSYGLQLSTPTGLLSTKTTAGDEKRVELSVKNTGTAGLKDIQLQATAPANWDISFDPKKLDNLDAGATAQVFAIIKADKHAIAGDYVANLEAKTAAVSSKADLRVSVETSLLSGWLGLLIILLALGSVYYLFRKYGRR